The following nucleotide sequence is from Zea mays cultivar B73 chromosome 1, Zm-B73-REFERENCE-NAM-5.0, whole genome shotgun sequence.
tgctatcattacTGTTAGTGGTTTGAGAATCAAGGTTTGCTTTTCAGCTAatactaggtgtgtgcccgtgcgttgcaacggaaacatataataccattgGTAACTTATGTAAGCTAAGGATGATCATCGACACATATTTGACCAGATCTTAAGTACTTAAGTGCATGTGCATTCCAGTAAACCAaaacttagggcttgttcggttgtaCAGGAATAAACCAGGATTTGTTCCAGTTcatcaaaatctatataaattagagaagtaatccggctAGGAATCAATCCGGGGCTCCAATCCCTAAAAACCGAACATGACCTTAATCATTCTAGGTCCACCGAGAAGTAGTACTTGGTACTCGACAGAAGCACCGCGAAGTAGTACTTGGTTGACCACGGGCGCAGTTGGTGGTCGCCGCCAACCTAGAAGGGCGGTACCGCACCGTGGGCATGGTCGATGACGGCGGCAGGCTCATGGCGGTGTGCAGCCGAGACCAGGTTGTGCGTGTGGATGCCCGTAGGATGAGCTCACTGGAGACGCACGTGGAGCTATTCCATGTGGATCTGCAGGAGGAGACGCTGTCACGGATCGAGGACCTAGGTGAGCGGGCGGTTTTCGCAGGGCTACGAGGCGCGGTAATAGAAAAGGGATACGATCACAACACTTGAAATGACGAACGTCGATTTTACGGTTGAAGAGCAGCTGATGAAGCAAAAAAGGACAAAGACCATCACATGAACAAGTTTCTGCAACAGGGGTTGGCCTGTTTGCCCATCATGATCCATTTTCCTCCGGGCCCTGCCAACAAGTGAGAAACTTAGCCGCCTCCGATACTACTAATCTTTTGTTATGCACAATAACTCTCATCTAGCCTGTATAAATACACAAGAACAATGGCTTGTACTGTTGTACAATTTCGCAATTTGCGCAGAGAAAACAAACTGCCGCATTCCAGATCAGTCACAGCCTCGGTCCTCAGGTCACTGAAAGTAATTCATCATTGAGCCTGGGGATCTACACCAATAGCACCGAACCTTGCACCAGCACCAATCCCAGCATTGGGTGGTTGTGCCACCACAACATTGTCATCAGCAAATAACGCCTTGATGAAGGACGATGTCTTTAGGGGGAGACGCCCAGTCATACGTGGGTATACATCTTCCAGGAAGTAGTACACATGTCCAGCAATCATACCCTGAAACAATGTGACATCAGTTAAGAGATATATCACTCATTCCTCCAAGAACAGAGAAGGATCAAGGTGACAATAAGAATGCTATACGGGCAAACTACAAGACTCTCCAATGTCAATTCAATCACGCATATGGCATATGTGAGTCAACTGAACTTTCTAATCTAGCCTAGCAGTTCGTTCAGGATACAGCAGCGTCGGGAGGTCGACGACGTGGCGGGTGAGCGGGTTGAGGAGGCGCACGACGAGACTCCTCTCATCGCGCACCACCAGCATGCCCTCCGGCGCCGTTGCGGGTCCGGGGACCACGGAGTGCCCGGCGAGCTCCGGCAGATCCACCTGGATGGTCTTCCGGGTGGTGAGGTTGAGCAGCGTGCGGCGCGTGGGCATGGGCATCGCCTCATCagcctcctccttctcctccgtcagCAGGATCCACCGGCGAGGGTGGAAGCTATGGTCGATGATGCATGCGCCCAGCTCACGGGGCTTCCTGATGCCGCTGTCGTCCATCCACAGCTTGCACACCAGGCGGAACCGCATGAAGTCCGCCACGTCCTCGTCCCGAAGGCGGTCGACGATCTTCTCCACCGCCAGCGGCGCTAGGCCGGCCCAGCCACGCCTGTTCGCGTCCGCGTTCGATGCAGAGCCAAGTATATTTTATTAGCTAGCTAGAAATAGAGAGAGAAGCTAGAAATCGAGCTCTCGGCGACAGACGAAATGGATCCGATTGCACGAGTAGCTAGCCTAGCAGTTCGTTCAGGATACAGGTTATACAAAAACATAAGTAAACACCTCACTCCGACTATCTGACTCGTCTCTACACATCCCCTTCCTCTTGTGGCCATGGACGCTGTCACTGGGCAGCCCGGATCCCCAATAGTTGCTTCCGTACCCACCGGATGACGATGTGTCGTCGTGCGCGCCGGCACCGCTCGGCACCTCCGACTGCAATGTCGTGTCCTTCCCCCTGATCCCTGTCGACGTCCTGGGCACCTGGTTGCTGCCGCAGAAGGTCGAGAAGATGTCGTCGGCCCAGCTAGACTCGACGCCGCTGCTCCCAacgggcggcggcggcagcggcgaaGGATGCGAGGTAGGGCCCGGGAACGTGTCCTCGTGTTGCGGGGCGGCGTCGGCGATCGTGCTGTACCAGAGCTGCATGTACAGGTCCTTCTCTAGCGGGTCGTCGAGGGTGTCCGGGAACCACGAGGCGGTCTCCTCGGCAGTGAGGCCGCTGGTGCCCGGGCGGTCGCGGTCGGAGGGCGGCGACGACCTGTGgtgcgcctagggctgctacgaCGCTTCCATTGTGCCACAACAGCTCCACGACGGCCAACAGTATCATAGGACGCAGATCCATGGACACGAGTAGCCTGCAGCGCTAGATCTGAGTTAGTCCTCCCTTCCTTCCTACTTTGCGCGCGGTCTGCTAGAGGGCTCCACGAGATCACGCGACAACCTGGTCCTTGATCTGGTGTCACCGCGGAGGTGGGGTGGTTCCTGGGCCGCGCTCTCGGAGTGGGGGAGGGCATCACAGGCAGGACAGGGGCGTACATCGATACGTGCCGGTGGCGCTGCCAAATCGTGGGGATGGGGCGGGCGCAGGGGCGGGCTTCGCAGGGATATGACGGTATGAAGCGCGACGGGGTTTGCAGGCGGGCGGCGGGcggaggcgggggcagtctacactactaacttaatagttagtagagatttgcCACCAAAAAATTCTGGCAGTTCACTGCATGCATGCATTAAGCAGAAATTAGAATGGAAGTAATAAACAACATAAATGTACGACACACAAACAAAATACTAACCACTCGTCAATTATTTCGAGCAACTTATGTTGCTACTTATTCCCAAGAACCTTCAAAGGAAACACTGAATATTATCAGTATATCAAATTACACAAGATGCAATCAAATCAGTGCTTAACAAAGCATTACAAACATGGATCTTGGAAGCAGTTTTTGGATCGAGGAATGATTTTATTGTGCTCCATAACATCTTGAAGCCTTGACCAGCATTAATTATATACATCCGGCACAGTGTCTGTAATAGCATCCAAAATGCATTAGGGGTAGTAAAGTTGGGCCAAGATAATCATAGTGCCAAGAAGGAAGTATATTTCACCTTATGAATTTTAGTCAAATTATTAATAAAAAATTCTTTGAGTATTTTTCAAAATGCTGGAACAAAAATTGTCACCCAGGACTCTTCTTAGCATCACTAATCTCTGGGTAATTATAACTGTTAAAGGGCAGCTTTTGGGTTAACAGCGCCACTACCACAATCAAACGGTGTGGCCTGAGAAAGTGTCATCATTTCCGATGTTGTGTACTGCTGCGCTCTGAGAGGACGACTCCCTTTGTCCAGTGTATTGGTTGTTGTCATCatggcagattttattgctgaGGGGCTCCACTTTGGGTTCTTCTGCTTTATTAGTGCTGCAATGCCAGCGAAATGCGGTGTGGCCATGCTAGTTCCAGAAACCATTGCAAATCCTTCACCTGAGAAATATTACCACAGCAATGTTGAGTTGGTTCGAGCACAGAAAAATATCATCACCAATCACTAATCCAGAAGATATGCACAAGGGCGGCAAGAGCGCAGTAGTAAAATACTGATGGTAATCATGGGTGCTTGCTTGAGGGGAAGAGGTCTACAGACAACGCACGCTTACCAGCATAGTTTGATTCATCTGTTCCATTAGGCGCCCATGCAGCCCATATGAGATTGCCAGGAGCAAGTATGTCTGGTTTAAGTTTAAGGACATCAACATCTTGAAAGCTAAAATCTTTAACATCGGGTCATCGAGAAGAGAACAACGCAACCTGGGGGGCAGAATTGTATAGTGTTGGTGCCAAACCATCTGCAATACCTGCTGTTGCTTTGAAGGTTGTAGCCCTTCCAGCCCAATCTATTATGGTGGAAGAATTGTAGTAGTCTATAAGATCCTGTAGAACCAAAGTTAATGTCATCTCAATAAAACAGCAGCAAAGCCTTTTCATCCCAAGTAAGTTAGGGTAGGCTATAGACCCAACAGGAGCCACCAACAAAGAAGATATGAAAGGTACTAAGAAGTATTAGTAATAGTAACAATAATATGAAAAGGAAATTGATAGATTGCTTCATGGTTTCAACACGAGGACTGCGTCTAATTATAAGAGAAATTTTCATACAAGGACCAAACATGCATAGGTACTTTACCTTTCCGCCCAGTCATCctatagtagcagtagcagcagccatATAGAATTCATGCCACTATCTTGCACCTCTTTGCACATTGTTTTTTGAAGCCCAATTCATGCTATTTCAATAACTAAATTGCATATTTATTGATCTATTCATGAATATACGGTCTCATTTTTCCATATGTCTATGTATGATGTTGTCTACAAATGGCAACCATATGCAAATATGAAATAAGGCTCTGCAATACCTCCGTTTTGCTGACATCTGTGATGAGAATTCTAGGGATGCTGACTGGTACAGGGTCAAATTTTATTCCTGGGTAAATATTCTCCACAGCAACAACAAAGCCAACTGCTCCAAGATTCCTGGTCGTGTGAGATACTTTCTTTATTGATGCTGTCCCAGAAATGTAATTGAACGAATAGCCACACAAAAGAATTCTCCCCTGAACTTTCCTCTTACTCAATAGTTCAATGGCCTTCTCCAGTGAACGAATAGCCACACAAAAGCACAACGCGAGGCCGTCAAACGGGAGTCGGTGGATCTGGCCCCGAACGTTCGCCTGCTCGATGGCCTTCTCCAGTTCGTGCAGGGACACCTGGTACCTGACGAAGCCCATGAACCAGAACTCGAAGCCTGCACGTACTTCTGCTCCGGCCGGTCCTTGTTCCCACCCGGCGTGGTCGTCTTCACCCTGCCCAGCGGGATCGAGACCTTGTACGGCACCCGCACCACTGTGCCGCGCTTGGGAGAGGTCAGCGCCAGCGAGCGGTCCACGGCGACGATGAAAGCGCGAGGGGGAGCTGAATGGAGATTCGCAGCGAATGACGGGATCTAGCAGGAGGGCGTTAATGGCGGCGGATGACGGGATCTGGGAGTGGCCTCCTGCACCAGCCTGTCCTTGGCGAGAGATCCGGTGGCGGCGGGGGCTGCGGCGGGTGCGTGTCCTGCGTGGAGGACAGGATACCGGCAGCCACGAAAAGGTCCCCTCCGGCCTCAGGCGAGCGCTGATGGCGGTGGAGGGGATTCTCCTGCTCGGCGGAGGGAGCGCTGATGGCTTGGGGATTGCATCGCGGGGTGGGTGCAGGGGCGACATTCGTGGGGACGGGCGCGGGCATGCCGCGGGGGGAGGCGGAGCCACGAAAGTGGTCTACACTACgctcttaatagttgtagagatatTTGGTTTCTTCCTCCACGCCTGTCCTTACATCATGGCTATTGGGGTTTCTTATTCACAAATTTTAGCTCCACCTTGCTGCTTTGTGCCTAAAATATTTGGCTACTTTCGCCATGTTAGCCCTCACATCTCTAAATCATTGTGACCCTACGTTCCAATATTATTAAAAGTTTTCTTGTTTAGCCCCACCAACTCATTTTGCCCAAAGGTATCTAGGTGCTTCACCATGTTACCTCTGTCTACTACTGCTAGAACTTGAAGGTTTCTAAGTTATCTATTAACGGCATAAATTATGTTACCTTGTTTTCTGATATTTTCAATATTCCAAAAACTTGGAGGCCATCGTGTGCTTTTTGTTTATGTTTATTTGTGGGTTGGATCTCTCAAGAGCTTGTGGTTGCACTGTAGCCTGTTGAGGCGTGCCTGCCATCAAGGCAAAACCTTGTCTCTTTTTTTCCCTTACTTCAATGTAAGGCAGAGCTCCTGCCACTTTccttaaaaataaataaataataaatactTACAATGCTCTGCAGCTGGCCAGGAGAGGTTTAGGACAATAACTAGTTCTTACTACAGAGGTGCTCAGGGAATTATTTTAGGTAAGACAGTATTTTTACTACAGTTGACTGCTTAAATATTTTGATATATTGTAACATCACATTAATGTCATTTTTGTCACCTTGATGTCGGATTATTGAAATATGCCATTGAATGGTATAAGTTGATCTATTTAGTTACTAAATGCGAGTTGTCCAAAAGCTTGGAGCCTTGGATATCTGATGTTGCGATATCTTGGCCTATTTTTTATGTTGAAAGTTGTACATGTAGCACCAATGTGTCTCTTACGGTCTCACCATGTCAATGATATATCTTAATTTGTGGGTGGACAATGGTTATAGATTACTGTGTTTGAAGTCATCGTGTTTTTTAATACAAGGATTGACTGCAGTAAAAATAGCCTCCATGTTTTTTAAATATTGATCAACATGTATATCCATGTACAAACTTTCCAGAGAAGCATTTTATATTTGATATTAGAAACCATACCCATACCTTTATCATTTTTTatcattttatgaatttgatctcTGACTTAACTTTGGATGATAATTCCAAATGGTTGCACCCCATGGACAATTTAGTTGCTGCATTTATGGAATCTGAATACCTCTTATGATTAATTTTAGTGGTAAGTAGTCTAGATATTTTTTGGATGTTTGGTCCACATTCTCATTTGTTTTCATGCTTTAGTTATTGCATTTTATCTAAATCCTTCTGCCTAGGTTGATGATGTCGAATTGCATCGTGATAATATCTAATGGAAGTTTTGCCTATGGAATTTCTATCCGGTCCTTCATCTTGTTCTTTTCGTACTTGGATTATTTAAAGTCTAATGACTTTGTATTTCACTCCTAGTATATGATGTCACAAAGAGAGAGAGTTTCTCAAATTTGGCTGATGTTTGGACTAAGGAAATAGAAGCAAACTCAACAAACAAAGACTGCATAAAAATGCTTGTTGGAAACAAAGTTGACAAGGTACCATCTCTGCAAGAAACTTGGTTGTTATTTCCTTTCTGGAAACATTGTGTCTCATCTAAGAATTTTCTAATACCTCTTGTTGCTACGCTAGTGTCATCTATATACATTCTTTACTCTTTTAATCCTTTTTAACCCCTGACATTCTGGAGTTGTAAAAAGTCAAACTGGTGGGCTCTTTAAGGTAGAATAACTACAGTTCATACTTCCTATTTCTGATTTTGATGGTCTCATCTTGCAGGATGATGAAAGAATGGTCACAGAAGAAGAAGGTCTTGCTTTTGCTGAAGAATCTGGTTGTCTGTTTCTTGAGAGCAGTGCAAAAACACGAGAAAATGTTGAGAAATGTTTTGAAGAACTTGCATTGAAGGTATGCTTGGAGAAAGATATTAGGCACCACAATGTTATGCACTTAAAACCCTTCTTTCTTTTTAAGGGATCGGGGATTGGGCACCAATCGGGAGCCCTGCTTGGATATGTCCCCCTCCCGCCCTAAAGAGGCTCTATGATTTGGTGGATAGAATTAATTGCATGGACTGCTAATGTTCCCATCGTCAGATAGCTTATGGCACCGTTCACACCAGAGTTTGAGACATTAGTTGGTTCTGATTAAACTACAATTCAAATAACCAAACAAAACCCTATTATTCTACAGATGCTGGGCACAAAATTCTTACGCTTGCTGATGCTTTGCACAATTGCACATTTGGTGAGGTGTATTGAAGAAAGTGCAAAATTCTCATAAGGGCTTGGTTgcaaggggattgagggggattaaatCCTTTGTATTCAATTTTGACTAGGAGGGGATTAAAATAATCCTCTCCTAACCGAACAAGGGTAAAAGTGAAGCGAAAAATATCCGGAAGTGGATTTTTGTTCTTTGCCGCCAGAAACTTATTTTACGTATTGCGTTACACAGGATCTGGCTGTTATGTTATCTTGCAGATCCTTGAGGTCCCTAGTCTCCTGGAGGAAGGGTCTTCTTCGGTTGTCAAGAGGAACATCCTGAAACAGAAGCAGGAAAGTCATGCAAAGAACGGCAGTGGAtgctgtcaatagatgtgctgatCCACGCGACAAGGTTGGCTGTTTTCGTGTGAGCTGCCCTGACGTTCTGCTGTACATGAGTTGTATCTACATGGTCTTGTGAGTAAAACAGGGTTAAAGAATCAGCTTGTTTGGCGGGGAGGGGGAGTGAGCATAATTGATTTGTACAAAGGACATGGCAGTTTGGTGTCATtgattttctctctctctcttatcaTCTCCGGTTTAGCGAAGCAATTTTGTTGTCGTCCCTATGGAATCCTCTCTCGCCACAGTATTGTACTAGCTGACCTGTTGGGGCAACTCGTGTGAGCATTGGGCAGACCAACTCCAGCAACGCTATACATACGGGCGTGTATAACACTTTACAGTGTAGATGTACTATttgcagagtggagtttgaaatagagTGATACTTTGAAATAGAGAGTGATACTGGGAGTGGAATAGGAAGGCTTAGTAGTAGCGCCGATGTTGGTTAGTAGTCGTTGGCTATATCATTTTCTACCGTGTTTGGTTGGGAAGTAAATGGGATGGTTTGGTAACAAAAATACCTAGGGATACAATCATTTCATGTGAGAAATATTTCTGTTAGGGCTTGTTTAGGAGCTAGAATACTAGAGAGGATTCGATACCAGAGGATATTAGAGGGGCTAAAATCTCTCTGCTATATTCAATTATGAATATATGATTTTAGTCCCTCCAATCCTCTTCGGTATTCTtctcccaaacaagcccttagatGCTAACAAAATCTTAGAGATGCAGTTATTTCCTGCGAGGAATATCACAAGAATATTTCTTTGAGGTGTACATGGTTTGGTATCCAAAGATCTCACAAGATGACCTCATCTTCGGCTCACCAAAAACCTTTGGGGCTAATTTGGTGATCGGGGATCCCGAGGGGATCCATAGAGAAGGAATACCTTGCAAGGGTATTCCTTCCCCATAAATCCCCTCGGGATCCCCGACAAATCAGCCCTTGGTGGTGTTGGGATCCTCTCCCGTCGAAGCACTTCAAAACATTAATACATCAATTATTTTTAAGTCTGATTCAGGTCCTTCGAAGCAATGATGAAGTTGGCTTTGTCCGATAGCTTTCTGTTAAATGGTGTATTCACGAAAGCGAAGCTAGGAAGCTTTGGCTCCTTGATCAGGGCATACAATAGTAATGAAACAAGGGAGAAGACCTAGAAAACTTAATTAACACGTCTGCAAAGGAAAAGAAGATGGTGTCCCTATAGGATTATGTACTTTATATGTATAGGAACTGATGACTTATTTGTAATTTTATATGATGTTGTACTGTGGATCACCACTATAAATAGAGATACAATGTCATACAAACGGGCACCTTTTTTGGACAAGGGAGAGCTGAATTATTGTACCTCCAAAGCTGTGTTGTTTTCTTACCTTTGTAGTTCCATTTCAACTtctgaaggtatacttgtaaTCATTTACAGTAAAAAGAAGatgataaatgaaatatagcaatTATGATCCTCCTCAAGCATTTTCTATTTAATTGTTTGAAGGTCTCTGGTTACAATAACTTTCTTCCTTTGATCTATCTATCAGATAGATCGAGGAACGAAGGTATGTTGTTTCTAATTGTGCTGCCCTATTTTAGTATCCTTTATGAATCAAAGCAGGTGACTAATACGTGGTACACCAGAGTTTAGGCCATCTAATGACTAGCAAATGCTAGTCTTGCTAGTCCATGTGGCTGGCATCGGTGGTCTCCGGTGTTTGCTGCATGAGTGCATTTCGAAGCCAATGGCTCTTTTGAGAGTTGAGGTCTATATACGTCTTCTTGACCAGTCATTTGGTATGGTCGGTTTGAGACTTTCAAGTGGTTTAACTACCAAAAGTGCTGAACAAAATATTAGATAATTAGTTATGTTCCTTTATGAAGTGTTTAGTACCAATTAGTGCTTGCTCtaggtagagatggcaatgggtatctAATACAGTAATACCCGATGAGTGAAAACCTCATTAGGGCACGAGTATGACAAATTTTATTATCCATGAGTATTTTATTGGGTCATATAATATACCCATCGGGTATGATGAGAATGGATATGGGTATGATGAGAATGGATATGTTCCCTCTTGCCCCATATTCGTTACCTGATGGAAAACCCTCTAACCTTTGACATGTGGGTCCAAGTTATTAGAACTGTTCCATATAAAATAAAATGCCAAAAACCTTGGCCCTAATTCCATGTGTGAAATTGTGTAAAAACTCGCTAATCTATGACACGTTGGATTCGATGAATTTTGCCATGCTAGACACAAAGACAATATTCTATTTTAATATCTTTTATTATTGATGAGGTATGAGAATTCAATATTTTATACCTGGTACGTACTTTTGCGATTAAAATGATAATGTCTACTAGAATGATGGTGGATATGGTATAATTTTATACCCATGATAGGTAGTGCGTACGAATAATGGGGTATTTTTTCCCTAGTAGGTATGGATATGATCTTGTGTGTCCACTGTGTATCCTACCCGTTGCCATTCCTGGTCTAGgcttagacttagtgcttagtaaGGTTTGTATAGCTCTTGCGACCTGATGCTTGTGCACATCATACTTGTACTAGGTACTTGTAATCTTGCAAGATCACACTAACTATGTTTGTCGTGTGACTGTTGATGATCTACGAAGAGGACGCGGTCCTTAATGTTTTGACTAGAAGCTCAGTAGTGAAGATGACGGAAAGCGACCCATGAGAGGCTACACAAAGATCCATTTGTGTACATGGCAGGTCCATGGGCTATCCACATAGTTACCGACTAGGAGTTTATACCTCACGGGTGTACCCTTGCGCAAGTCTCCAACAAGAACTAGGGGAAGCGTGAGCTTCTCGATACCTTAGAAAAATAAGGTGAGGAAGTTTGCTTCTCTAATTCATTTAATCTTCTATATTTACTTGATTTTCTAGGTTGTGTGCTTATATATCCTATTCTAGCTTGCTAGGTTAGTTGATGGAATCGAAATTGTAAGAAAAATGGATCGAGCTCCATTAATATGATATCTAGATAGTTTTTTCTTTCAACCCCTCCCTCCCTCCTCAACTCAGTCGCCAACCTCTTCCTCCCCTCTAGCAGCTCAATGGTTGCCTCCCCTCAATGATTGATGTCCCCTGGGACACGGTGCTCTCCTCTGACCTTAGACGACGCTTGGTGCCCCCCGCACCCCCTTCCCGCGACTGCGCTCGCTCCCATAGCTCTCGTGGCCAACGCGCCTCCAACTGCTGACGGAGCCCCGCCCGACGTTGCTGAGCCTCCAACCATGGGCCTCCTCCACTTCTTCACGGCGCGTCCACCCTCCCAGGCACTGGTAAATTCTCCTACGGTGGTCCTTCCCCGCCCCACGCAGTCGATTCGCCCTACCGACCTCTTGCCTCCCTATGCGGCTCCTCCCACCGGCGTCCACCGCCACGATCCCtccctcggctcgacaccgctaTTGTGCCTAGCCCCTCCCATGCCGCCATCAGGCTAGGGTTGGTCAGTGCCCCCACACTGTTAGCGCCGCCGCACCAACATCTCCTACTTCCCTATCTATCGGCAGGTCTCCCTCGACACTTCCCTGCACATGGCTAGTGTCATCCACCCTTGTCTATGGACGCTCATTTGTGTTGTGCGCGACTACCCCCTTGCGCGTCGCCCCCACACTGTCTCTCTTGCTTGCTTGCGCAACGAGCGTGCACCCCCTGTTGGTCCCCCTCATGCTACCTCAGTGGTCCACTATATTGCCCTCGTAGGCATGGGCGTGAACACCCATGCCCTTGCAGCCCCAATGCCCTCCCTACTGCACTGATGAACCTTCCTAGCCTCTCAACACCGCCGCCACTCATGGCCGCCCCCTCCTCGGCCTCCGACGAACTCTGCCCATCCATCAACGCCGACCACTAACTCCTCTCTGGTGGCAGCGAAATCCCGACCTTCCCCGCTGCAGCCGTGTAACACCCTCAATTttgggtataaaaatttctttgctttatactcaaaattcaggtgttatccTTTCCTTTATTCACTTTTGTTTTCCCTTTATCAaaataatggagagttattttggTTCTATATTAGCAGGAGCTCTATGAGTGtcatgattgttgcattcatgttgcTGCATAGTGCTTCCAAGCACAAGAAGTGTTTGAATCATGTCAATATGTCTTGTAGAAGTCTCCCATAAATTTTCGTATTTTTCTGAatattttttctatttttctaaattcaaaatctatttatttgaggcacttaaaaacatttttaaaagttctaaatatgtttt
It contains:
- the LOC100285919 gene encoding ras-related protein Rab-18 isoform X1 → MGSPGAGSSGGHECSFKILLIGDSGVGKSSLLVSFVAASHLDGDIAPTIGVDFKIKFLTVGGKKLKLTIWDTGHRVLFVYVYLWVGSLKSLWLHCSLLRRACHQAGQERFRTITSSYYRGAQGIILVYDVTKRESFSNLADVWTKEIEANSTNKDCIKMLVGNKVDKDDERMVTEEEGLAFAEESGCLFLESSAKTRENVEKCFEELALKILEVPSLLEEGSSSVVKRNILKQKQESHAKNGSGCCQ
- the LOC100285919 gene encoding ras-related protein Rab-18 is translated as MGSPGAGSSGGHECSFKILLIGDSGVGKSSLLVSFVAASHLDGDIAPTIGVDFKIKFLTVGGKKLKLTIWDTAGQERFRTITSSYYRGAQGIILVYDVTKRESFSNLADVWTKEIEANSTNKDCIKMLVGNKVDKDDERMVTEEEGLAFAEESGCLFLESSAKTRENVEKCFEELALKILEVPSLLEEGSSSVVKRNILKQKQESHAKNGSGCCQ